The sequence AATTAACTTTGGCAATAATCTCTGTAAAAACCAAGGTAAAGACGTCACACATCTGTTTTCCTGCATTATCTAATgcaagttttgggtttttgcaGGTTGAGGTATGGCTTCAGACATTTGCACCAGGATCACGTACACCGATTCACAGGCATTCCTGCGAAGAAGTTTTTGTTGTCCTAAAGGGAAGTGGCACTCTGTATCTTGCATCAGGCTCACATGAGAAGTACCCTGGAAAGCCTCAAGAgtttaaaatatattctaataGCACATTTCACATCCCTGTTAACGATGCCCACCAGGTATACAAttctatgttttatgttttctagTGGCATTAGAAGATGCTATCTAATGATGGAATTCAGAAGATGTTAGTTAATGTGCGGTTTAAAGAACAATTTGGAGGATGTTCTGAATCCCTCTAGAATTTCAATAATTCTATAATAGCTTATATACGTCTTACACACACTTCTCGTCGTGTCTTGTTACATAGATACAGTTTAGTCAGGTAATCCATGCttgataaattatatatagCCGATACAGAGAGATTGCTCTATTGTGCTTCAGTGCTTGTGGGATGCCTCTGTGCAGCTACTAAACTGCAATTTGATGAGTGCTGTTGTGGATACCGGGATAGGTCATAGATTCATAGTTCTGGCTTGATGAATGAAATCTACTTTTAAATATATTGAAATGGCTCCCATTTACTTTTTGTTGATAGcaattgacattttttgaaGATCATGCATGTTATCACTGTTACTACTACTACTTTATTTACAATCATCATTGCAGGTATGGAATTCaaatgaagatgaagatttGCAAATGCTTGTTATTATATCCCGTCCACCGATCAAAGTGTATGTAATCTCTATTCCTATATATCTTGCTGACTGCATATTTATCAGTGATAAGTTACTTTTCATATTTGCTTTGCTTTTCTAATATGAAGAGGACCAAAGGTGAGTAGATCTGgcctaaatatttagaaattaaGTGTTGGTCGAGACTTGAAACTGTTGCATCTCTCAAATTAGCTATGCTTTGAGATACCTGGTTGGAGTCTTGCCAATTCTTCAGCATATTACATGCCATGGAGCCTCTAGTGTTTTATAATCCTTGCAAGTGCATCCTTGTCTCTGATATCCAGTAGCCCCATAAATACTCACTGTAATCTAGGCTCTCATAGTAGATTCCTCAACTAATACCTCCTTCTCTTATGAGTTCTAGGGGGAGCGTGAGGTCATGGGTCCAAGACCTAGTgggtgtgtaacttaccaatcaactaagaaataaaaaatcctcATAATCCCCTTCAAAATTTATTTCCGTTTATATGACCTATGACCTAGAATCATGTCATCATGACCATTATAATTGAGAATCATCTATGACACCTCTGAACATGTTTAATAACATTATGTTGGAAACCATGTAAAATCTGGCGGGAGGATAGAAGTAACTAGTTTCTCTGGAATGCCTAATACTGAAAAAATATCAGCTTTGAAAGTTATTTGAACTAGGGTCATTTAATTGTGACCAATATGATGGTATTGAGACCATCTACAAAGCTTCTTATGGTTCCTGCACAATCTAATCTGTGTAGTTTTTAGTAACATAATGTAGTCAATAAGTTTTAGCTCAAATGACACCCTGTAAGTACTAAGTACAAGATGATGGGTAATGTGGTGGGTTGGGTGCGTGTGTTACTCAccagttaaaaaataataaaaacattaaattaggACCTGTATTAAATCAGAGGGATGGATACAAGTTTCTCAAGTTTATGAATATTTAAATCTACAAATTTCATGCCTATGTACTTACATTTTTCACCCTTAAATTCATGCATAACTACGTATGTATTTgcatttgtgtttattttttataaagcaCTACTTTGAAAGTTCTCTGTTTTGCAAAGAACCTGTTTGTTTACAAAATGTAGATTGGCTTTCTGTGTCTCATTCttggttctttctttcttttttcattgttattttctaagaaaaaattTGCACTCTGGCACTTGCTTTCAGGTTTATATATGAGGATTGGAGCATGCCGCACACTGCAGCAAAATTGAAGTACCCGTACTATTGGGATGAACACTGCTTCCAATCACCTCCTAAAGATGAATTGTAGTTTTTAAGCAATGACTTGTGCATAGTGCTAACACACCAAATTAGCCTTTCATTtgctaaaaataaatgatacTTCAATATTCCTGAGAAAATAGACAATAGGAGTTTCACTTATTAAAGTTTTGATGTAATGCTCGGAGTTTACATTCAAGAATCAACATTGGTGTATGATAGATATTAGTATTATTAACAATATTTCTTGTTTACCTTTCTGTCTTTGGGAACTTATTCGATGTAATGCAACAAGAAATTCTGTACATTattatgaaaaggaaaaaaaatgctagttCTAAAACATATTATATGGGACAATTATTCTAAAGCGTAAGCTATAGATTCAGATCTATCAtatctaaaacttttttttttaatgtaactGTAATGCATTGACGGCATTCTTTAATCAGTTTGCCAAAATTAT is a genomic window of Quercus lobata isolate SW786 chromosome 2, ValleyOak3.0 Primary Assembly, whole genome shotgun sequence containing:
- the LOC115973865 gene encoding auxin-binding protein T85, translating into MQFASSRTITRKMAKPCLTFFFGFIALSAIVEASQCSIKGLPLVRNIGELPQDNYGREGLSHITVAGSVLHGMKEVEVWLQTFAPGSRTPIHRHSCEEVFVVLKGSGTLYLASGSHEKYPGKPQEFKIYSNSTFHIPVNDAHQVWNSNEDEDLQMLVIISRPPIKVFIYEDWSMPHTAAKLKYPYYWDEHCFQSPPKDEL